One Labrus mixtus chromosome 22, fLabMix1.1, whole genome shotgun sequence genomic window carries:
- the th2 gene encoding tyrosine hydroxylase 2, which translates to MKTDSSVQAAPFSGRKQSLIEDARRERSSGSPGSPGPDRYGDGFVFEEKPGRVTVNVLFTLSNEKNSGFFKTGKIFETFEAKLLHIESRPGKKSKNSTTDLEFFMKCEVHSSDLDVFINSLQRVAEDVRSIPDEKVPWFPQQIKDLDRCNLLITKFDPDMDEEHPGYSDPEYRKRRAFISELAFTYKQGDPLPTVEYTAEEISTWREVYRQLRSIYPGLACRQFLDGLQQLEKECGYGEDRIPQLREVSAFLKEKTGFQLRPVAGLLSARDFLYSLAFRVFQCTQYIRHASAPMHSPEPDCCHELLGHIPMLADKEFAQFSQEIGLASLGASDEDIEKLSTLYWFTVEFGLCKQNGAVKAYGAGLLSSYGELVYALSNEPEYKPFNPEETAVQPYQDQTYQPVYFVSESFEDAKAKMRRYSATIKRPFTVRYDPFTCSVEVLDQPGKIQNALSQMREDLKTLHNALEKLSLS; encoded by the exons ATGAAGACGGACAGCTCGGTGCAGGCGGCTCCGTTCAGCGGGAGGAAGCAGAGTCTGATCGAGGATGCTCGACGGGAGCGCAGCAGCGGCTCCCCGGGCTCTCCGGGGCCCGACCGGTACGGGGACGGCTTCGTTTTCGAGGAGAAGCCGGGCAGGGTCACCGTCAACGTCCTGTTCACCCTCAGCAATGAGAAAAACTCGGGATTCTTCAAGACCGGGAAAATATTCGAG ACATTTGAAGCTAAACTTCTCCACATCGAGAGTCGACCGGGGAAGAAGTCGAAGAACAGCACGACGGACCTGGAGTTCTTCATGAAGTGTGAAGTTCACAGCTCGGACCTCGACGTCTTCATCAACTCACTGCAGAGAGTGGCTGAGGACGTTCGCTCCATTCCCGACGAAAAAG TTCCCTGGTTCCCCCAACAGATAAAAGACCTCGACAGATGCAACTTGTTAATAACCAAATTTGATCCGGACATGGACGAAGAGCACCCG GGATACAGCGACCCAGAATACAGAAAAAGACGAGCTTTCATCTCCGAGCTTgccttcacatacaaaca GGGGGACCCTTTGCCCACTGTGGAGTACACAGCAGAGGAAATATCCACATG gagggaggTGTACCGACAGCTGAGGAGTATTTACCCCGGTCTGGCCTGCAGGCAGTTCCTGGACggtctgcagcagctggagaagGAGTGTGGCTACGGAGAGGACCGCATCCCTCAGCTCAGGGAGGTTTCTGCATTCCTGAAAG AGAAAACGGGTTTCCAGCTGCGTCCAGTCGCCGGCCTCCTGTCAGCCAGAGACTTCCTCTACAGTCTGGCCTTCAGGGTGTTCCAGTGCACGCAGTACATCCGTCACGCCTCTGCGCCCATGCACTCTCCTGAGCC AGACTGCTGTCACGAGCTGCTCGGACACATTCCCATGCTGGCAGACAAAGAATTCGCACAGTTTTCCCAG GAGATTGGACTCGCCTCGCTCGGAGCGTCAGATGAAGACATTGAGAAACTGTCAacg TTGTATTGGTTCACTGTGGAGTTCGGCCTCTGCAAGCAGAATGGAGCGGTGAAAGCGTACGGTGCTGGACTCCTGTCGTCTTATGGAGAGCTCGTT TACGCTCTGTCCAATGAGCCCGAGTATAAACCGTTTAACCCCGAGGAGACGGCGGTGCAGCCGTACCAGGACCAGACCTACCAGCCCGTTTACTTTGTGTCCGAGAGCTTCGAGGACGCAAAGGCCAAGATGAG GAGGTACTCCGCAACGATCAAGCGCCCCTTCACAGTTCGCTACGACCCCTTCACCTGCAGCGTGGAGGTCCTGGATCAGCCGGGCAAGATCCAGAACGCTCTGAGCCAGATGAGAGAAGACCTGAAGACCCTGCACAACGCCTTGGAGAAGCTGAGTCTATCCTAA